In Paroedura picta isolate Pp20150507F chromosome 12, Ppicta_v3.0, whole genome shotgun sequence, one DNA window encodes the following:
- the NRARP gene encoding notch-regulated ankyrin repeat-containing protein, which translates to MSQTELSTCAAPAPPSQRVFQEAVRKGNTKELQSLLQNMTNCEFNVNSFGPEGQTALHQSVIDGNLELVKLLVKFGADIRLANRDGWSALHIAAFGGHQDIVLYLITKAKYSSGSR; encoded by the coding sequence ATGAGCCAGACGGAGCTGTCCACCTGCGCGGCGCCCGCCCCGCCGAGCCAGCGCGTCTTCCAGGAGGCGGTGCGCAAGGGGAACACCAAGGAGCTGCAGTCCCTGCTGCAGAACATGACCAACTGCGAGTTCAACGTCAACTCCTTCGGGCCCGAGGGCCAGACGGCGCTGCACCAGTCGGTCATCGACGGCAACCTGGAACTGGTCAAGCTGCTCGTCAAGTTCGGCGCCGACATCCGGCTGGCCAACCGCGACGGCTGGAGCGCCCTCCACATCGCCGCCTTCGGAGGCCACCAGGACATCGTCCTCTATCTGATTACCAAGGCCAAATATTCGTCGGGCAGCCGGTGA